A region of Plectropomus leopardus isolate mb chromosome 16, YSFRI_Pleo_2.0, whole genome shotgun sequence DNA encodes the following proteins:
- the slc35f6 gene encoding solute carrier family 35 member F6, whose translation MAWTKYQLFLAGLMLTTGSINTLSAKWADTFSARGCHGDSKHAFNHPFVQAVGMFLGEFSCLAAFYILLWHDRRRPEPQVNPGQSFNPLLFFPPAMCDMTATSLMYVALNMTSASSFQMLRGAVIIFTGLLSVAFLGRRLVPSQWLGILTTILGLVIVGLADFFNGNKDDEHKLSDIITGDLLIIMAQVIVSVQMVLEEKFVYKHDVHPLRAVGTEGFFGFVVLSLLLIPMYFIHVGNFSGNPREVLEDALDAFCQIGHQPLILLALLGNTVSIAFFNFAGISVTKEISATTRMVLDSLRTLVIWVVSLGLGWEHFHVLQVLGFVVLLVGTALYNGLHRPLLASIPCCAGMVRTEEEDSPAERERLLSDGRVQAGDYS comes from the exons GTGGGCTGATACGTTCTCAGCGAggggttgccatggtgactccAAACATGCATTTAATCACCCATTTGTGCAG GCAGTGGGGATGTTTCTGGGCGAGTTCAGCTGTCTCGCAGCCTTCTATATCTTACTTTGGCATGACAGACGTAGACCTGAACCCCAGGTGAATCCAGGCCAGAGCTTCaaccctctcctcttcttcccaCCGGCCATGTGTGACATGACGGCCACCTCCCTCATGTATGTTG CTCTCAACATGACCAGCGCCTCCAGCTTCCAGATGTTGCGTGGAGCCGTCATCATCTTCACAGGTCTGCTTTCTGTGGCGTTTCTGGGGCGACGCCTGGTGCCCAGTCAGTGGCTCGGCATCCTCACCACCATCCTGGGCCTGGTGATAGTGGGCCTCGCCGACTTTTTCAACGGGAACAAAGACGATGAGCACAAactcagtgacatcatcacag GAGACCTTCTGATCATCATGGCTCAGGTCATTGTTTCAGTGCAGATGGTCCTGGAGGAGAAGTTTGTCTACAAACATGATGTCCATCCTCTACGGGCTGTCGGTACTGAAG GTTTCTTCGGGTTCGTCGTCCTCTCGCTGCTTCTCATCCCGATGTATTTCATCCACGTGGGCAACTTCAGCGGCAACCCTCGTGAGGTCTTAGAGGATGCGCTGGACGCCTTCTGTCAGATCGGGCACCAGCCTCTCATCCTGTTGGCACTGCTGGGCAACACCGTCAGTATCGCCTTCTTCAACTTTGCTGGGATCAGCGTCACCAAAGAGATCAGCGCCACCACCCGCATGGTGCTGGACAGCCTGCGTACGCTGGTCATCTGGGTGGTGAGCCTGGGGCTGGGGTGGGAGCATTTCCACGTCCTGCAGGTGCTAGGCTTCGTGGTCCTGCTGGTGGGTACAGCTCTCTACAACGGACTGCaccgccccctgctggccagCATACCGTGCTGCGCTGGGATggtgaggacagaggaggaggacagccctgcagagagagagagactgctgaGTGACGGCAGGGTGCAGGCCGGAGATTACAGCTAA